A single region of the Parasphingorhabdus litoris DSM 22379 genome encodes:
- a CDS encoding glycoside hydrolase family 28 protein, giving the protein MTHQHLITATKAAFLLSCAVPISMPAVAKDSDNACNPETHGAVPNDGKLDMVAIQAAIDACGGTGGIVRLSAGEWHTGLLTLRPAMEFHLAAGAVLTLVPDMKLYPERIVKRPDGTVEDFHTAIHAPDARDLVISGPGRIEGNGEKFWDANFYELGIPRSTLPRPAPLLSISDCSNVSISGLQFNNIPAYALSINRCEDVRLVDITIRNDPRSPNTDGIQIRDSADIFITRADIKTGDDGIVLKSRLAPIDNLVVTDSIIESDDAAIKFGTRSEVGVTNSIFSDIVIRNSRYGIAIFQIDGGAHLDNRFHNMLIETGGRHARQYPIFIDIDRREPDDSWGRVERLTFSDIDIKTTGASLLAGNANAPIRDLVLSDINVNLPNGEIDLSTGRKPRGSVTIAAQEDSADYSRQSAHFAFAHIQGLVLDNVSVNPGAKGTKRQPSFMNDVTAVGNVDVIGPKQPIMQD; this is encoded by the coding sequence ATGACCCATCAACACCTGATTACCGCAACCAAAGCGGCGTTCTTATTGAGCTGTGCTGTTCCCATCTCGATGCCAGCTGTGGCAAAAGACAGCGATAATGCTTGCAACCCTGAAACGCACGGTGCTGTACCGAATGATGGCAAGCTGGATATGGTGGCGATTCAGGCGGCGATTGATGCGTGCGGCGGCACGGGGGGCATCGTTCGGCTGAGCGCAGGCGAGTGGCATACTGGCCTGCTTACCCTGCGACCGGCGATGGAATTTCATCTTGCAGCTGGTGCGGTGCTCACACTCGTTCCAGATATGAAACTCTATCCCGAACGGATCGTCAAAAGGCCTGACGGAACAGTTGAAGATTTCCATACGGCGATTCATGCCCCTGATGCCCGTGATCTGGTGATTAGCGGTCCGGGACGGATCGAGGGCAATGGCGAGAAGTTCTGGGATGCCAATTTCTATGAACTGGGCATTCCCCGATCCACGTTGCCACGCCCGGCGCCGTTGCTGTCCATTTCCGATTGTTCCAATGTGTCAATATCCGGCCTGCAGTTTAACAATATACCGGCCTACGCATTGTCAATTAATCGCTGCGAGGATGTGCGCCTGGTTGACATCACCATTCGCAACGATCCTCGCAGCCCCAATACGGATGGTATCCAAATCCGGGACTCCGCCGATATTTTCATCACGCGCGCAGATATCAAAACAGGAGATGACGGTATTGTACTGAAATCGCGACTTGCTCCGATAGATAATCTGGTCGTGACTGACTCGATCATTGAAAGTGATGATGCGGCAATCAAGTTTGGTACCCGTTCGGAGGTCGGTGTGACCAACTCGATCTTCTCCGACATTGTTATTCGCAATAGTCGTTATGGCATTGCTATTTTCCAGATTGATGGCGGCGCGCATCTCGACAACCGGTTCCACAATATGCTTATCGAAACAGGTGGCCGCCATGCGCGCCAATATCCGATCTTCATTGATATCGATCGGCGTGAACCGGATGATTCATGGGGCCGTGTTGAACGGCTGACTTTCAGCGATATCGACATCAAGACCACCGGAGCATCGTTGCTTGCGGGCAATGCCAATGCGCCTATTCGCGATCTTGTACTATCGGACATCAATGTAAATCTACCAAACGGAGAAATCGACCTGTCGACCGGGAGAAAACCGAGAGGATCAGTGACGATCGCAGCGCAAGAGGACAGCGCGGACTATTCTCGGCAATCGGCTCATTTTGCGTTTGCCCATATCCAGGGACTAGTGCTCGACAATGTTTCCGTGAATCCTGGCGCTAAGGGAACAAAGCGCCAGCCAAGTTTTATGAACGATGTGACAGCGGTCGGGAATGTTGATGTCATTGGGCCTAAGCAACCCATCATGCAGGATTGA
- a CDS encoding TonB-dependent receptor — translation MKKTGFDSWQNVFSKTLLTGTAIALAAPAYAQQSNNDDQSTESTASEIVVTGYRAQLLEAAEIERSANNVVSVITADDIGSFPDQNIGESLQRLPGLIVIRDEGEGRFITVRGLPSDFTQVTVNNAQIGSSDPDGARTVALDVIPSDLLSKVTVNKTLLPDQDHDSLGAKIDLEPLSAFSRPDSFTARLTGQVTIGEFASEIDPKIAGDITYRTDIGAGEFGIAFAGNYFERSIQLDRLESSSGGGIAERDGFAVPQELDQRLELGKRERFGASVSLDYRIGTDHVFNLSGLFGRLDDDDIRIQQEVELRDSSNSETISIGANSGRFTDVDLERLVFFQPRVEETYAIHFDGSNLISDNFRLSYAVDYSKNKFTLNDGLRGRFRERDLIVDANWDRNSADFTIAGKGDNDRPDDLDFDFRPGLDDLNYDQIFIIDESRTDEIFSYNADLEAYLNLGDYDVTLKGGFKHRMRDREFLRGEREGDPDDATGIGDLTLADVPSFVPDSALSSSGGLPDNGAFPQLEPFRDLLLRTRDALDLEAGDRRRDFTADEDTLAGYLMADVKFSEEFSIIGGVRVEHTKYDTVGDILRTVNVAEGDDDIFADQFENEESFDNEYTKWFPALHFRWEPNDQIVTRLSLYKSQVRPNFGDARALQEASFELEIPDPGGDPGRQIITYDIDGVPTEVEVESAELERGNPFLRSLTANQVDVTFGWYPNDNTSIRLAAFYKDLTNTFIGTSAGTAESIAALGFDPIDQVTGIALTEASTVINGSSGELYGVEISAEHFFSGAEGFFVTGNLTLIEASTSSDQIRDGEKFALPRQSDISGNASIGYEDEKFLVRLSGNYRSKQLVSVDGDDAFADVFTRDFLTLDLSLRMNVMDRFRIFFDASNLTGEVEERFYRGNDGPVFNRIEDFGRTFQFGVTASF, via the coding sequence ATGAAAAAAACAGGTTTCGATTCGTGGCAGAATGTTTTCAGCAAAACGCTTTTAACTGGTACGGCAATTGCCCTTGCAGCCCCGGCTTATGCGCAACAGAGCAACAATGACGACCAGTCCACAGAAAGCACTGCATCGGAAATTGTCGTTACTGGCTATCGCGCACAACTACTGGAAGCCGCCGAGATTGAGCGTAGTGCAAACAACGTCGTATCCGTTATTACCGCCGATGATATCGGCTCGTTCCCCGACCAGAATATCGGCGAGTCGCTCCAGCGACTCCCTGGCCTTATTGTTATAAGAGATGAAGGCGAAGGCCGTTTCATTACGGTTCGCGGCCTTCCCTCCGACTTCACACAGGTAACCGTAAACAATGCGCAGATAGGGTCATCCGATCCCGACGGTGCACGTACGGTCGCGCTTGATGTCATTCCCTCAGATCTTCTAAGCAAAGTTACGGTCAACAAAACTCTTTTGCCGGATCAGGATCACGATAGCCTGGGTGCCAAGATCGACCTGGAACCGCTTTCTGCCTTTTCCCGCCCCGACAGCTTTACGGCTCGCTTGACTGGGCAAGTCACAATTGGCGAGTTTGCAAGCGAAATTGATCCGAAGATCGCAGGAGATATCACCTATCGTACGGATATCGGTGCTGGCGAATTCGGGATTGCATTTGCAGGCAATTACTTCGAACGATCCATTCAACTCGACCGTCTAGAAAGCAGTTCCGGCGGCGGGATTGCGGAAAGAGATGGATTTGCCGTCCCGCAGGAACTTGATCAGCGACTCGAACTTGGAAAACGTGAGCGTTTCGGAGCCAGTGTTTCACTCGACTATCGAATTGGCACGGACCATGTTTTCAATCTCAGTGGCCTTTTCGGCCGCTTGGACGATGATGACATTCGCATTCAGCAGGAGGTCGAACTGCGCGACTCCAGCAACAGTGAAACCATCTCCATCGGTGCCAATTCTGGTCGCTTCACCGATGTTGATCTCGAACGCCTGGTGTTTTTCCAACCGCGTGTTGAAGAGACCTATGCCATCCATTTCGATGGTTCGAATTTGATCAGTGACAATTTCCGACTCAGCTATGCGGTGGATTATTCTAAAAACAAATTTACTTTGAATGACGGTCTGCGGGGCCGATTTCGCGAACGCGACCTGATAGTGGATGCCAATTGGGATCGGAACAGTGCCGATTTCACTATTGCGGGTAAAGGAGATAATGACAGACCAGATGATCTGGACTTCGATTTTCGGCCGGGTCTTGATGATTTGAATTATGATCAGATCTTTATCATCGATGAAAGCCGGACGGATGAGATATTCTCATATAATGCCGATCTGGAGGCCTATCTTAACCTTGGTGATTATGATGTCACCTTAAAAGGCGGTTTCAAACATCGCATGCGCGATCGCGAATTTCTGAGGGGCGAGCGCGAAGGTGATCCAGATGATGCCACGGGTATTGGCGATCTTACTCTGGCGGACGTTCCGTCCTTCGTTCCTGACAGCGCGCTGAGCAGTAGCGGCGGACTACCAGACAATGGAGCTTTTCCGCAGCTTGAACCGTTCCGTGACCTCCTGCTCAGGACGCGCGATGCGCTAGATCTCGAAGCCGGCGACCGGCGTCGCGATTTCACGGCGGATGAAGACACGCTGGCGGGATACTTGATGGCAGATGTCAAGTTCAGTGAAGAATTCAGTATAATCGGCGGTGTGCGGGTTGAGCATACCAAATATGATACTGTCGGCGACATCCTTCGAACTGTGAACGTAGCGGAAGGTGATGACGATATATTTGCTGACCAATTCGAAAATGAAGAAAGCTTCGACAATGAATATACCAAATGGTTTCCGGCGCTACATTTTCGTTGGGAGCCAAACGATCAAATTGTAACTCGTCTATCGCTATACAAAAGCCAAGTCCGGCCGAACTTTGGCGATGCACGGGCGCTTCAGGAAGCGAGTTTCGAACTGGAAATTCCCGATCCAGGCGGCGATCCAGGCAGGCAAATCATTACTTACGATATCGATGGTGTACCAACAGAAGTGGAGGTGGAAAGCGCAGAACTGGAACGTGGAAACCCGTTTCTGAGATCCCTTACCGCCAATCAAGTCGATGTGACGTTTGGCTGGTATCCTAATGACAACACCAGCATCAGATTGGCAGCATTCTACAAGGATCTAACGAACACATTTATTGGAACAAGCGCAGGAACAGCAGAGTCCATCGCGGCTCTTGGTTTCGATCCGATTGATCAGGTCACCGGTATTGCGCTCACCGAAGCCAGCACCGTTATTAACGGCTCTTCCGGTGAGCTTTATGGTGTTGAGATATCGGCAGAGCATTTCTTCAGCGGAGCAGAAGGGTTTTTTGTAACCGGCAACCTGACGCTCATTGAAGCAAGCACAAGCTCGGACCAGATCCGCGATGGTGAGAAATTCGCGTTACCTCGGCAATCGGACATTAGTGGCAACGCCTCAATCGGCTATGAGGATGAGAAATTCCTGGTGCGGCTGTCCGGCAATTATCGCAGCAAACAGCTGGTGTCTGTCGACGGCGATGATGCCTTTGCAGATGTCTTCACACGCGATTTTCTGACGCTCGATCTTTCTCTGCGCATGAACGTGATGGACAGGTTTCGTATATTCTTTGACGCAAGCAACCTGACCGGTGAGGTGGAGGAACGCTTCTATCGCGGCAATGATGGGCCAGTTTTTAACCGGATCGAAGATTTTGGCCGAACCTTTCAGTTTGGTGTCACGGCCAGCTTCTAG
- a CDS encoding glycoside hydrolase family 28 protein, whose product MIDIDRRTILVSATALVGCNSLPQVTTNKADHIWRSAQMVAANVRQPTIPRQVQTINTVNLTQGSDIRGVVADTIDQMVVAGGGRVIIPPGNWLVNGPIHLQSGIDLHVSEGATLRFGTNPADYLPVVLTRWEGTDVYNYSPLIYARKANDVAITGTGRIDGQGRKGFFRWRPEQKPSQSRLRQMGATGVPIEERIFGEGYLLRPGFVQFHECERVLVDGPTFVDPTFWMIHPVYCNHVTIRNVTLRGTQLNSDGIDPDSCEDVLIENCTFDVNDDCVAIKSGRDADGRRVGRPTRRVLVRNCDMRTQTAAGVGIGSEMSGGASDIFAENLRISRADYALYFKANKDRGGVVDGVYARNLVVSDCDKLIHLTTDYKKESSGNMPPVFRNFDIAEITCRNAGTGIEIVGLPEMPVKKIALSNIAITSATRAAIIEYADEIQATNVMINGKAWQP is encoded by the coding sequence ATGATAGATATCGACCGTCGCACGATACTCGTTTCAGCCACCGCACTAGTTGGTTGCAATTCCCTGCCACAGGTAACAACCAATAAAGCCGATCATATTTGGCGGTCAGCCCAGATGGTTGCGGCAAATGTTCGTCAACCGACAATCCCACGGCAAGTTCAAACGATAAACACGGTAAATCTGACACAAGGTTCCGATATTCGCGGCGTAGTGGCAGATACAATCGATCAAATGGTTGTAGCGGGTGGAGGGCGTGTCATCATCCCTCCTGGCAACTGGCTCGTCAACGGTCCTATTCACCTGCAATCGGGCATTGATTTGCACGTCTCTGAAGGAGCTACACTGCGCTTTGGCACTAACCCGGCCGATTATCTCCCGGTTGTCTTGACCCGGTGGGAAGGAACCGATGTCTATAATTACTCGCCATTAATCTATGCGCGAAAAGCCAACGATGTAGCAATTACCGGGACAGGAAGAATTGATGGCCAAGGACGCAAAGGGTTCTTCCGCTGGCGGCCGGAACAAAAACCGAGTCAGAGTCGATTGCGGCAAATGGGTGCAACCGGCGTTCCAATCGAAGAGCGGATATTTGGCGAAGGCTACCTTCTGCGACCAGGTTTTGTGCAGTTTCATGAATGCGAGCGCGTTCTGGTTGACGGGCCGACTTTCGTTGATCCCACCTTTTGGATGATCCATCCGGTCTATTGCAATCATGTGACCATACGCAATGTCACGTTGCGTGGAACACAGTTAAACAGCGACGGGATCGATCCAGATAGCTGTGAGGATGTCCTCATTGAAAACTGCACCTTTGATGTCAACGACGATTGCGTTGCGATAAAATCAGGACGCGATGCCGATGGCAGACGAGTCGGACGACCCACACGAAGAGTTTTGGTGAGAAATTGTGACATGCGGACGCAAACGGCCGCAGGCGTTGGTATCGGCAGCGAAATGTCCGGAGGCGCGTCGGATATATTTGCTGAGAACCTTCGTATCTCGCGAGCCGACTACGCGCTTTACTTCAAGGCCAACAAGGATCGTGGCGGGGTGGTGGATGGTGTCTATGCGCGCAACTTAGTCGTAAGTGATTGCGACAAATTGATCCACCTCACCACCGACTATAAAAAGGAAAGTTCCGGCAACATGCCGCCTGTATTTCGTAATTTCGACATTGCAGAAATCACCTGTCGAAATGCCGGTACCGGCATAGAAATTGTCGGATTACCAGAAATGCCGGTAAAAAAAATCGCCTTATCGAACATAGCAATCACTAGCGCCACCCGCGCTGCAATCATCGAATATGCTGATGAAATACAAGCAACCAATGTCATGATTAACGGAAAAGCATGGCAACCTTAA
- a CDS encoding SLC13 family permease yields the protein MSSTQAETKKKVATAGHAGQIGLFSGPIIAGFMLLIGPPDGLSQEGWIVAAMAVLMAIYWTTEAIPIAVTSLLPLIILPLSGARGMADAAAPYADKIIFLLLGGFILAKALEHSNLHKRIAWFVLNRTSGSPAGLIGGFMIACALLSMWISNTATALMLVGIGVGILAALDKNNGAGARIAPALFLGIAYSASVGGMMTPVGTPTNLLALGYVEQLLGRDVSFVMWMGFAVPAGLIMLIAIWRLLVFMHLRDLSAKDIGSEDIGAQMSVPTPMQRRIFIIFLCVVTAWILRPYLQKLPGLSGLGDAQIALSGAAAMFILPSGGRKGERLLTWEAAVQLPWGIVLLFGGGLALASAISESGLAAYMGTYLAALTSLHPLLVLMCVAAIVAGLTEVSSNTATLAALLPVIGAFAPDDAAITLMVTLAATLAASCAFMMPVATPPNAIVMASGRLSIIDMVRTGIWLNILGIVVIAFASWLIAPQLFT from the coding sequence ATGAGCAGCACGCAGGCGGAGACGAAGAAGAAAGTAGCAACGGCAGGTCATGCTGGACAAATTGGTCTGTTTTCCGGGCCAATTATCGCTGGCTTCATGCTGCTGATCGGTCCGCCGGACGGGTTAAGCCAGGAAGGCTGGATTGTTGCCGCGATGGCGGTGCTTATGGCTATATACTGGACAACTGAAGCCATCCCGATCGCTGTTACCTCGTTGCTTCCGCTTATCATTCTGCCGCTTTCGGGCGCACGGGGCATGGCTGATGCCGCTGCGCCCTATGCCGACAAGATAATCTTTCTGCTGCTTGGAGGCTTCATTCTCGCCAAGGCACTGGAGCACAGCAACTTGCACAAGCGCATCGCGTGGTTTGTACTGAATCGCACGTCGGGCAGCCCGGCGGGGTTGATCGGCGGTTTCATGATCGCCTGCGCGCTACTGTCCATGTGGATTTCGAATACCGCAACCGCGCTGATGCTGGTCGGTATCGGCGTGGGGATATTAGCTGCTCTGGACAAGAATAATGGCGCTGGCGCCAGAATTGCGCCGGCGCTTTTTCTCGGTATCGCCTATTCCGCCTCCGTTGGCGGGATGATGACACCAGTCGGAACGCCAACAAACTTGCTGGCGCTCGGCTATGTAGAGCAATTGCTTGGCAGAGATGTAAGCTTTGTCATGTGGATGGGTTTTGCCGTGCCAGCCGGTTTAATCATGCTCATCGCGATTTGGCGTCTTTTGGTCTTCATGCATTTGCGTGATCTGTCGGCCAAAGACATTGGCAGCGAAGACATCGGTGCCCAGATGTCTGTGCCAACCCCAATGCAACGCCGCATCTTCATCATATTCCTATGTGTCGTCACGGCGTGGATATTGCGGCCTTATCTACAGAAATTGCCTGGCCTATCAGGGCTTGGTGATGCGCAGATTGCGCTTAGCGGCGCAGCTGCGATGTTCATACTACCTTCGGGTGGTCGCAAGGGTGAACGGTTATTGACCTGGGAAGCTGCAGTACAACTACCCTGGGGCATTGTGCTTCTGTTTGGCGGGGGTCTCGCTTTGGCTTCCGCAATATCAGAAAGTGGGCTGGCAGCTTACATGGGAACGTATCTCGCTGCATTAACCAGCCTGCACCCATTGCTCGTGCTGATGTGCGTTGCGGCGATTGTAGCAGGCCTGACCGAGGTGAGCAGCAACACGGCAACCCTTGCGGCCTTGCTCCCAGTCATTGGTGCCTTTGCGCCTGATGACGCGGCAATTACCTTGATGGTGACACTTGCAGCAACACTGGCGGCGAGTTGCGCGTTCATGATGCCGGTCGCTACTCCGCCCAATGCCATCGTCATGGCATCTGGACGGCTATCGATCATCGATATGGTGCGTACTGGTATATGGCTGAATATATTGGGTATAGTTGTGATTGCCTTTGCCAGTTGGCTTATCGCACCGCAGCTATTTACCTGA
- a CDS encoding mandelate racemase/muconate lactonizing enzyme family protein encodes MIFDRRQILGAGATAAAIGMMGAAGPAWAVANTGRARIAEVDAYIVHKGVFVKVTADDGTTGWGEAGHNGRPLVKTMVDTVLDRLCKGKDVFDINGVWSAMYYEADELGPGGIASQAIAGIDCALWDLRGKLLNQPVWALLGGKLRDEFPLYGSFSRNAGSGKYHSPKKCAEIAASLVDEGFNALKVRLSIREENADPDPDPARSVISEVRRAVGDNIDLYVDANNGYRAARAIQIGKMLSEEFGVSVFEEPVAAYHYASMWQVSDALDMHVSAGEHEYSKWMFRDLIERGKPDLINPDASKASGLTEMMKIATMAEVRDLPISVHNARPTLLNSAHAHFIAAAPTATRPQEHPGLRRLNKQWEYFENHLKPVNGRMNVPDEPGLGLVVDEKRIAQG; translated from the coding sequence ATGATATTTGATCGAAGACAGATTTTGGGGGCAGGTGCCACAGCTGCTGCAATCGGTATGATGGGCGCAGCGGGTCCAGCATGGGCGGTTGCCAATACGGGCCGCGCGAGAATTGCTGAAGTTGATGCATATATCGTGCACAAAGGTGTTTTCGTGAAAGTTACCGCTGATGACGGGACGACCGGGTGGGGGGAGGCTGGGCATAACGGACGGCCCTTGGTGAAAACCATGGTCGATACGGTGCTCGACAGACTCTGCAAAGGCAAGGATGTGTTCGACATTAATGGTGTGTGGTCTGCCATGTATTATGAGGCGGATGAGCTTGGTCCCGGCGGTATCGCGTCGCAAGCCATTGCTGGCATTGACTGCGCCCTGTGGGATTTGCGCGGTAAGCTTTTGAATCAACCCGTCTGGGCATTGCTTGGCGGTAAATTGCGGGATGAATTTCCGCTCTATGGATCATTCAGCCGCAACGCAGGCAGCGGAAAATACCACTCCCCGAAAAAATGTGCAGAAATTGCCGCATCGCTTGTTGATGAAGGTTTTAACGCTCTGAAAGTGCGTTTGTCCATAAGAGAGGAAAATGCTGACCCTGATCCGGATCCTGCTCGCTCTGTCATTAGCGAGGTGCGCAGAGCCGTAGGAGACAATATCGACCTCTATGTTGATGCCAATAACGGTTATCGGGCTGCACGCGCCATTCAGATCGGAAAAATGCTGTCCGAAGAATTTGGCGTCAGTGTATTTGAAGAGCCTGTCGCTGCCTATCATTATGCGTCCATGTGGCAAGTGTCGGATGCACTGGATATGCATGTATCGGCAGGTGAGCATGAATATAGCAAATGGATGTTCCGCGATTTGATTGAACGGGGCAAACCGGATCTGATCAATCCAGATGCGTCTAAAGCCAGCGGCCTGACCGAAATGATGAAGATCGCAACAATGGCAGAGGTACGTGATCTACCGATATCGGTCCACAACGCGCGGCCCACATTGCTGAACAGTGCACACGCGCATTTCATTGCTGCTGCACCTACTGCCACGCGCCCACAGGAACATCCGGGGCTGCGGCGGTTGAACAAGCAATGGGAATATTTTGAAAATCATCTCAAACCCGTAAATGGCCGGATGAATGTGCCAGATGAGCCCGGTCTGGGGCTTGTGGTGGATGAGAAAAGAATAGCGCAGGGTTAG
- the eda gene encoding bifunctional 4-hydroxy-2-oxoglutarate aldolase/2-dehydro-3-deoxy-phosphogluconate aldolase yields the protein MTIIEDYLRTVPIVPLIEADDPLVAVKTAHALAAGGLNVVEVVLRTDAAIDCMAAIVADVPDIVAGAGTVLTVDQASDVISRGAQFVVSPGLVDDVARYCMDQGVPIFAGTMTAGEVQRAYALGLRTVKFFPAKLAGGVRMLKALSSVFRDMQFMPTGGVSADNLHEFLALPAVVACGGSWLTPKDAIAAEDFESITTLAREAVEIAQKIRT from the coding sequence ATGACAATCATTGAAGACTATCTAAGAACCGTTCCGATTGTTCCGCTGATTGAGGCAGATGATCCGTTGGTTGCTGTGAAGACGGCACATGCTTTGGCGGCAGGCGGTCTTAACGTAGTTGAGGTTGTTCTGCGCACCGATGCGGCGATTGATTGCATGGCTGCTATTGTAGCGGACGTTCCGGATATTGTGGCGGGGGCCGGGACCGTATTGACGGTGGACCAGGCGTCTGACGTCATCTCGCGTGGTGCTCAGTTTGTGGTTTCGCCGGGGCTGGTTGATGATGTAGCTCGCTATTGTATGGATCAGGGAGTTCCGATCTTTGCAGGAACGATGACCGCCGGAGAAGTTCAGCGGGCCTATGCTCTGGGCTTGCGCACGGTTAAATTCTTTCCAGCCAAACTGGCAGGGGGAGTGCGGATGCTCAAAGCCTTGTCGTCGGTGTTTCGCGATATGCAGTTCATGCCAACAGGCGGTGTTTCGGCCGATAATCTACATGAATTTCTGGCATTACCTGCGGTTGTCGCCTGCGGTGGTAGCTGGCTGACACCCAAAGACGCCATCGCTGCAGAAGATTTCGAATCCATAACAACCCTGGCGCGCGAAGCCGTCGAGATCGCACAAAAAATACGCACTTAA